TGTTCTTCTGGTCGAGCTGGAGATATTTGAGCTGTaaagagaaagcaggagTCAGCACTCTATTGTTATTGCATTCGCGCGGTCGGCTCAATGGGGAGAAGCGGTAGTCGTACAGTCTCTGAGGGAGACGATGAAGTCTGATTGGCAGCCTGTAACGCGCAGAACACAATTAGTCCCAGATCCCTTGGATAATAGagaaaacagcagcagtgggcTAGCTTACCATGATAGCGGTTTGTGTGGTGTTTGTTGGTAAAATGAAGTAGAAGGAAATCGAGAAATTCCTCTGCGAGGCTGCGGAGAGCGAGACGACGAAGGGTGAAGAAGTTAAGTGTAAGCTCGAGTGAGCAGGCCGGGTATTTAAAGGGCAAAAGAATTAAATGTGCAACCAGTTGGAATGCAATGATTGTTTTCCAAAAAGAAGGTTTCTGTTttcgatgaagaagattcgGGCGGCGAGGGTTTTAAGTACTAAAGTCTCGAAAGCAAGCGAGAACTGGAAAAGACCAGACTGTGAGACGATACGTACCGCCCCAACCACGGGGACCTGGCGCGCAGGTACCTTCACCCCCAGATGGAGGGGCTGGCCCCGTAGGGTCGCACAAGTATGGAGTACTAGGGGATGGGTATCGCCACCAAGAGGGTCCCCCGCTATCTGTGGTGCTGCTTGTAATGGGTAGTGCGATGGGCGTTGTATGTGTGACAAGTACAGTAACAGGTACTAGGTATGTATGACGGAAGGCGTCGAAGAAGCATCTGTAGAAGACTGAAGAACTTGGAAAGATTAGCATTGGAAGAAGACGCAGAATGAATCTTTGcgattatttatttatttatttatttatttcttaatatttttctttcttttgtcaaCTGTGCATGATGTCTATTTCTGCTTCTACCTATTCTGTGCTGCGCTCTATTACTTGTTTGTATTTTCAAATTATTCAGCCCTCTGCCAACAACACGGTACGTAGATACCTCCCCCTCCGGTACTCGGTACTTGGTCACACTCGCCCTCTCCGCCATCCTGCTGTACTCCATCCACAAGTACCTGATAAGGGGCGGCGCAGAGGCAACTGGTGGTGGCTGCTTGGACCGCTAGTCCCACTCCCCGATTCTGGACTCTGAGTGGTGAGTGGCCGCGGCGCCAGAGTCCTTTGCTCATTGATTCGTGTCATTCGATACTGATTGCCATGGGCCCTAAAAATTTACATAAACGCCTCACCAAGATTTTTGTTCCCATCGTCCCTTGAGGCTCCAAGCACTTATCCTGGGGGAGGGGACGTAGCCCGCGAGCCAGTGGCCCAGCTCCGATTACCATCCGATGACAGATGATATGActgttttgtctctttttcgaGTCCCTTGTTTTGGGGGAAATCCAACGATTGCAATTGGTGTGCGTTGAGGTTGGAAGTAGGTTGCATGCAGTTTGTTGCACAGTGCTGCAGTGCATCACCGCCTCAGCCTTTTTCTGTGGTCTGCACCTAATAGGTACTACTCTAAGTCTgtctggctggctgggcctCCTTTCCAGCTATGCATGTGCTGGCGGTACATGTGTAATGCAGCAATCTGCACGTGTAATCTACCTAATCTGACTTCCTCACATACTTTGCGCCTTTGGAGAACAGGCACATGCGCCACCCGAATCGATGCCGTGGCACAAAGTATAAAATTCTCTCCGAGGCAAAGCCTCAGCCAAGGCCCGGAGAGTTGAGGCTGTGCGCAAGCACGAGCTGAGTCAAAGTGCTCCAGGGTGACGCCTGTTGGTCCCGTAGAGTCGGTACGAAACGCTGTTCTCCGTAAAACCTTAGCATTACACTGGCTGCTTCTAAATATGGAGTATACTGTGAGcaatagcagtagtattcaCGAGCAATACATGGTACTGCAATTGCTTCTTTTACGGAGTATCCGCGTCGCTAGCTTCAGGCACTCGTGCATCCCTCACCGTATTAGCTCCGTGCTTCCCCTTACTTACACCGTCCCGTCCACCGCATGAACAAAGGCCATCGCATCGCCAGCTGGGCTGCCGGCAGTGCCTGTTCTAGGCGGTGCCATGCGCCCAGAACGACCATCGACACGTATTTTTGGGTTTATTTTTACGTTATTTTTTGGTCGCTTCCATCGAATCGGCTTACGCCGAGCATAGCTGCGCAGGTACGTGTCATGTGTCATCAAAGCATCAACCCAGGAACGAGAACaacagataaaaaaaaaaaaaaaaggagaagcggGCAAGGTCATTGATTGTTTGTACGTAcaaactacctactactggaCTTGATGCTCCGTAAGTTTGTGGATGATGGCAGACGAGTACATGCAGAGATACTGtaagtactccgtatgccGTGAGTCTTCCGGAATCGCGCACGGGTCACTCGCCCATCGCATCCACCTCGGCGGTCCATCGCGGTACTTGCTACAGCCGCCTGTGGCCGCGTGAAAACAGTGCCTGTTTGCGGTACCTGCGCTGGCGGCGAGGCCGTCCACAAGCGGCAGTCCGACATGTGAGCACAGTGTGTGAACGGTGGAGCTGTGGCGATGCCGAACTCGCTGCGACTCGGGATAAGTTAGAGACGAGACAAGCCACAAGACAGACAAGAGACAAGATGCACAAGTACTAGCGGAACTAAGACATGGGAATAAGGGAAAGAATTTGACATTGCTAGAAAAAAATGACGCTTTCAGCTCggctgctctctctctgtttcgGCTCCCTTCCCAATCGCTTTCGGCTGTGCGTTGAGCCGTTTGGGCAGCCaaacaaaccaaaaaaaaaaaaaaaaagcccgaGTACTGCCGCGGATATAGACATAAAGACATGCTCCCTTGCCAGCAATGCGACTCTGCTTGCGGCAAAGGGAAATTAATACCTCTCTATAACCGCTAGACTGTAGTTTAGCATCTGTTTTAGTGTTTTAGTGGAAAAGACAGATCAtcagtgaagaaaaaaaaaacgaaagatAGGGATATTGCATTCCGTAGCCTTGCAGAACGTGTGGCACATGCAAGTCAAATCCTTCACGATATTGACCCAATTCGCTCAGATTATCCGCTCGTCCTAACGCGCTCTCCATAGCACTTGTCATGCTAATAATATCTCGACAGAAAATCATTTGCACCGTACCAAGCTAGCCCGAACTACGGAGCACAAGGGCGCAGAGAATCCCCAGCACGCCTCGCACTAGCCGCCACTTGCAAGGGCCTCTTATCGTCGAGCCCTCATTGGCTGCTCTCCCCGGCTTCTTGACGAATTCTCATCCGAAAGGTTCTCGATTCTCTCGCACGCCCACGCACAAGAAACAgagaaacgaaaaagaaatactgtagcaagaaaaagaagaagaaaagaaaaagaggttCTACATAGGCTAGTAGGAGTAGAGAAAGAGGACTGCCCCGAGCttctggctgctggtgggGGCGCCCTTTTTCGAGCTTTGCCTTCCCGCGAGGATTAAGAGATACGCTACGATACGGTGCGATGCGAttcgatgcgatgcgatacTCCAGAGTTTATGCGCGGGTAGATGGACTGGGAAAATGTCTCCCCCAAGTTTTCTGCTTCCCCTCCCCCCGAAATCGCTCGACGGAACGGGAGCGCCACAGACGGAAGCTTGAGGAGAGGCCCTGTCCATTCTTCATAGCGCGGCTGCAATCTCTTAACCAGGCgtggggaagaagagcgatTGGACTGCCTAAATGGCAGATTGCCCGGGTCGTCGGCGGCTACATGAGCTTCTGGCTTGTGATATAGGCAACATGGGGTGTTGAGATGGCAGGCCCATTGCAGAAACAGAAGATGCCTCCCACGCAGCGACCCCCAGATGATATCTCGGACTGAAACCCCCAAAGTTGACTGTCGGCCGTTTTGCAGTATACATCCATCTCAAATGGATGTTGCCAAACATGGATTGGATGATTGTAATATTATGCCTCACGCCGTTGGTTGGCGGGATAGAGATGCAGATTTGATGCTGCCCGTCACCAGGGTTCGTTCACACCACCCGCATGGCAACAGAGATAAAGTGGCCGCCCTCAGCTGGCACAGGCTATTCCCGAGTGGGAGACTGCAGATTGCAGATTggagaggcgaggcgagatGCCAGCGTTATGCTCACGTGCGTCCGGCAAATTCATTCGCCGCTCCGACCGCTGACTATGGCATCAGCCACACGAGCATTACTAAGAGGCTGCTTCGTAGAATAGGTTGGCATTGGGGTTAGCGCCTGAGCCACTCAGCAAGCCATCGCGTCGTCGCTCGCGCAGTGAGATTCAACCTAGTGCCAAACAATAGTCATGCCAAGCACTATTTTGCGTTCAATCTTATATTAGACTAGTATGTCACTTTATTTGTCAATAGCAATGGGAAAACTTCAATATTTGTCATGCCTTCATTCAGTTATGTGAATTATGCGAGCCATATCCCATTGTTTTCCTGAGGCTCAGCGCGCTGTGGCTGAACAACTGCCTCGATATGCCCTACTCCGTTCAAACCGTCAAAACCATTCGCATGCAAGCCTAAATTTTTACGAGCATTCTCAGAAAGCGACAGGCCAATAAGCTTTACCGCCAAAGATGGTACGCGTATCGTCAGCCAACCACAGCAGGATCTCAATGGTATTGTTTCCTCATCTACGGAGGAATCTTCGACCGCCATGCAGTGTGTAAGCCCCCTTAGGCAAGGttctttctattttcaaCCCCATACGACCGGGCTATCGGTTTGACTAGCATAGTGGCCAACTGCTAGAGCTTACACCAGAGAAACGCCCCAGCACTGCTGCTTCATCGCCTGCTGTTAATGAATCCAAGAGCTGGCAGCCCGGCTTTGCTCGCTTTTTAAGGCTGTCGTTGCAACTAAACATGGCTAATTCAGCCAAGTTCAGGATTCTCAAAACTCTTTTTTGCACCTTTTATTTCCCCCCTCGGGTTGTGAGATCGTACGGCCAAATTACATACACTAACAGATCGTGAGAGTTCGTCAGCACCGTCTTTCATCCTGCAGCTTAGCCCCTTCAAGTTCAGCCAATCAGCCCACGTATTTAGCCCCCTAATTAACAAGCTCAGCCCAGAGTAATGATCTGAAATCAAGTCATTGTTGCTTTATAACAGACTTTGACACTACTTAGACGCTGATCGTAGCTGTTAGCGGAGCTCTTAAAGATGGCTGcctatatatgcatatatatatatatatagaaccTAGCGAGATGCCAACTCCGAGATTGTTTGGCATTCTTGCCTTTAACTCTCACACCTAGCAAACAGCGACCAACAAAACTATCCTCTGCCGAAATTCTTCATACATCAGATTCAGCATGTCTCGCCTTGTCGATAGACTTCCTACACCGGAGaaggtgaaggagaagaaagtgaTTGTGCTCAGTCGCAGTCGGTAGGCTCTCCTTACCTCGAAGCTTTACCTCCATCTTATCTAACACAATAATGCGTCTTCATCAGTGTTGgaactttctctctctaccaAGCTCTCGCAACATTAGGATACAAGCCTTACCATATGTACGAGGTGGCCATGAATGGCACCACTCATCTCGAGCTCTTCGAAGAGGCTATACGTTGCAAATACTCAGGCAAAGATAAACCATATGGCAAAGCCGAATTTGACAAATGGCTCTGCAACTATGATGTAAGACATCTCTCCGtccttctgtctctctttttcataCATGCAAGAGGGATTATAAGCTAACTCTACAACAAGGCCATCGTTGAAATCCCCCAATTTTTCATCGAAGAGTTTGTCGAGTTTTACCCCAACGCGAAATTTATACTCGTCGAACGCGATGTCGACGCTTGGGAGCGTTCGTTGAATAATACTATCAAGGGCGTTTTCGAGGCTTGCAGATCGTTCCCCATGAATGTCACCCAACATGTTGATCCTTTCATCAAGGGGTTTGTCGCTCTCCACAATACGTTTGAAGACGTCATGTTCCACGGAAAAGGTGTAAACGGGGGCATGGAAGACGCCAAGAAGGATAGTATATCAGAGTATGCACACCTAattctcttcttttaattGTGAGAGGCTAACAAGAACAACTCTGTAGCgccaaaaaggcaaagagactGGCTCCAAAGGATCAGCTTTTGACCTGCACCCTAGAAGGTGGTTTTGGTTGGGAAGAGATTTGTCCCTTCCTTGAGAAAGACATTCCCAAGACACCGTACCCTAGAGGTAACGCTCCCGCTCAGTTCGAACATCTTGTGAAAACAGTCCTTGGCCCTCGTATCAGAAACTCGGTTTTGAAGCTTTTGGGGACGGTACTCGTGCCAGCAGTTAGCATTGGCATGTGGTTTTACGTGAAAAGGCGTTAAGGGCAGCTACTGATTTCATATTGGCGACGTGGAGCGGAGCGCTGAGTTGCATTTGATGGCAGTTGGGCGTAAATTGTACAAGGCTTTAGCATGATCCTGACCGTACTTGTTCCAGCGTCGTTTCACGGAACAATTGTGGTATAAACAAATAGGATTATTACACGAATTTTACCTAATATCTAATTGAGCATTCTAGAGATATATGAGCTTTTGTTCAAGTCCAATGCTTTCCTATCTTTATTCGTTGAACGATGGTGTCTGAGACTATCTAGCTTactcttgtttctctctgtTCGCAAAAGCCATCCAAGTTCTGTCACACTTCGACACAGAATTTTATTGAGCAGGACATGTAACTTATACAGCCTAGACATGCTGAAGCCAGGAATCGCGTCTCGTTCAGGAGAACTACCGGGGTGCGAATCCCTGTTCAGTCAGCATGTATATCTATGCCTTAACTTGTAGTATAATTTTAGTTGCCGGCTATGAAAAGGTATTCTCGCATTTGGCTTGCATCTTTCATGCAATTGTGGGTATAAAGGAAGCTGGTGCTGGTTTATAAGCAATATAAATTTCCGACgtagggagaagaaagaggattATGTCCCATGTAAACATGCCGTTTACTCCCCTAACGTCGACTTACTCTATTATACTCCAGAATTTCATCAACTGAGAGTATCTTTATTCCGTACAAAGTTGGGTATATGGTAGGTGTAATACTTAGGCATATAAGATTTATGCCTCAGAGATTTCAATATTCGGCATGGCGATGCCTCAACTAGCCAGGCGTGTATTTTGTAACACTTTCAGAATGCAACTCAGTCGAAAGGCTAAAaccctttttaataattgtATAAAGTATTTCACGACAGTTTCACGGGCCTAATTACTTGGATGTGTATGCAAGAACAATTTAATACCCAGCTGTCATATCGAGCTCTTGCCAAATGGTGAAAACGCAAGCAGAGAAAAGTGAAGAGCGCGTCGCTGAGAGATGAAGGAAGTAACAGCCATGCTATACCAATATGAGCtcaaattattaatatttaaatttctaaaaataaatctctctcttttaactattttttgtttctttgatCAACCAAACAACATTTCTCGCACTCATATTTGCTCCTCACCCATTCTATATTTCTTGCGCCCGCTTCAATGGATCCTCGTCGACCGACTTTAATCTTCTTGCCCCCGGAAATCATGGAGAACAAACCGTCAAATAAACCGCTCCTCGCGACGGATGGTTCATCCACCGAAAGCGATAGCAACTCCGCGAAGAGCGAGGATACGAAACGACCGGCTTTATCCATTCCTTCAAACATTCCCCCAGTCGTTCTAGACAAGATCAAATCACAGGACAATCCTTTCCCGATCGACTATTACAACTTGTCGTTGGATCCAAAAGTCGAGGAGATCATTCAGGGGGCTTTTCCGTCTTCAATTTTCACCGGAAGATGGACTTACAACAATCTCCCGCAATTTGGCGATATTCCTCACCCTTTTGCACCTATATTAACCCAGGGCCCATCATCAGCTAACAAGGAATCGGACAAGGGCGCGGTCCAAAGGGATTTACCCTGCTGCTTTCATCAAAAGTATGTTTGAGTCGCTCATATTATTATTCGACATGAGGACAACGCATTAACGTTTTTTAAGCCTGCTGCCATGTGTACGTTGTGCGCTGCGTTTACAAGATGGTGACCTTCGCGCTCTTTGCCGAAAGGATGTTGGTATGGAACATTGATGATGCCTCGCAATTTCACTCATATTTTCACTGTTCTGGGCCTTCATTTAGCTGACATGCTCTAGAAAATGAGACTGAGACCTGTGTCGAATGCGCTTATGCTGGTCGCACATGCACCTGGGTGAGCACGGCAAGTGAAAGGAGGAATCGTCTAGTAGGCTGATATGGAATTAGGCCGGCTTCAAGCCATATGAAGAAGGGATTATTTTGGTGCGGGCACGTTTACACGCAATACAAAATGTTGCCCAAGATGGATTGGATGATTCGCATTCTAGAATTGTAGGTCGATATACTCTTTACGGCTGCAAAGTGCTGACTTATGCGCGGCTTCACATTCACAGGCTCTCCAGGCGATGCAGACCGCAGCGGCACAATACTTGGCCGCATTCTGGAGAGACGGGGATATTTATGACTTGATCGGAGTTCAATGCCTCTATAACTCATCAAGTGCAAGGAAACAGAGGGCTCtcatccagaagaagaagaacagccGAAAGCGTATCCAGAGAGGGACTGGAAATGAAGCTAGTAAGGAAGACGGCAAAGACGCTGAGATGTCATTGTTTCTTAATCAAGGCTTCGGCTTGATGATGGGGCATCTGCTCATAATTCGAGAGATGATGAACTGCAATAGGAAGATCTCAGAGACGCTTCAAAAAAATAATGAGATGTTGCACAAACTCCTAGGCAGCCAAAAGCCCTTAGCACAGGCCGTTGGttttgctgaagaagagagtgaggGACATGGCACTGTTCCCGAGGCTGATGTCGCCTGAAGCTGAGTTTTGCCGGAGGGAGGGGAAACATAAATTGTCGAGCGGAGTAGCAATACGAGATGCTGGTATTGGATGCAGCGTGTGTCAGACAGCGAAATTTGTGTGCGATTCTCGAACCTAGATTCTAGCTAGAAGATCGTGCTAGCGGCAGAAACAGTATGATTTATGActagtaataatagtaacagcagcagtattaaGATTACGGAGAAACAGTGTCTTAACCGCTTAAGCGGGCCCTGCTTAATTGGTGTGAGACAGATGGGTAGGCATCTCCAAGAGACCGAGCGTCGTACTCTGCGTCAAGAGGACTGTGATTGCCGCAAGATAGGGTTCATGAATGTCCAGGCGCCCGCTCTGATTAGAATGATATACTAATACGGCGACTATTTCGTGCCATTTTCCGGAAATACTATGCCGTCTTATCGAGTTGAGCCTACGTGCTTAGACGCGATATCTGCGGGCAAAGATACAGCAGGAGGGACAAATATTCGGCCGTCGCCCTTTCGCGGCAGTCATGATCACAATCACACGATGAGAATGGTGGCTCTTGGCAGCTATCAGGGCCCCTGGTAGCGCTCCCTGCAACGGCTAATAAACTCTAGAACCTAGGTTGATATATGCTTAGCGTGCATAAATGTAACCTTGGCCGTTAGACTTGGCCTGTCCATCTCCCGTCGGAGACGCCCCGGCCAGAGACCCCGCGGCTCATACCAGAGTATGGGACGGCAACGGTGCTGGTGAGAGGGCTCCGCAATGGTGTCTTGGCATGGCCTACTTGGGAAGGTTGCAAGAATCTGATTGTTTCCCAAGGGAGAAGCTGTCCCAAATATTGGAATCCTCTTATGCGAGTGTGCCTGGGTGTAAGTGGATCGTGAGCCTGCTCtttggcagagagagaggcctTGGAAGGGGAGAGCAAAAGCGTCAAGGCCATGAGGGctaagaggaggagggcccTTGGCAAATGATCAAGTCCGGTCCTAAAGGCCCGAATTTGGCTGAATTGCCCGGAAGAGAAGGGGAAGGGAGACGGTAAGACTTGTTGTGGTTTAAGCGTTGAGGAtggatgtatatataaatctcCTCCCGCACCGGCGTGGTTCTTGGCGATGGGATCTTGCCCATCCATTGCCTTCTTAGCCTTACCCTGTCGTGCCGGTGCCGATCTTTCTTGCTCCTCAAAATGAAGTCGGCATTTGTCTATCTAGCATCCATGCTGGCGACGCTGTCGCTGGCTGTGCCTGTCCAggatgttgctgttgctcggTCTGAGCCGACGGATCTGCCCCGTCTGGTGATTTACTTCCAGACGACGCACGACCAAAGCAACAACCCCATCTCGATGCTGCCGCTCATCAACGAGCAGGGCATTGCGCTGACGCATCTGATTGTGTGTTCGTTCCACATCAACCAGGGCGGCGTCATCCATCTCAATGACTTCCCTCCGGATGACCCTCACTTCTCCACCCTCTGGAACGAGACTGTTATCATGAAGCAGGCCGGCGTCAAGATCATGGGAATGGTTGGCGGTGCCGCCGCCGGATCCTACAGCACTTCCACGCTTGATTCTACCGACAGTGCCACCTTTGAGCACTACTATGGCCAGCTACACGACTTGATCATCAACTTTGGGCTCGACGGCATGGACCTCGACGTGGAGCAGCCCTTTAGCCGGAACGGCATCAACCGCCTCATCTCCCGCCTGAGGTCCGACTTTGGACCAGACTTCCTCATCACCTTGGCCCCCGTCGCGACCGCGCTGGAGAACAGCGCCAACCTGTCTGGCTTCAACTACAACGTCCTCCAGACGGACCAGGGCTCCAACATCGACTGGTACAACACGCAGTTCTACAGCGGCTTTGGCACCATGGAATCGCCCAACGACTACATCAACATTGTCAACACCGGCTACTCGCCTGACATTGTCGTCGCCGGACAACTGACCTCGCCGGccgatggcggcggctggatCCCCACGGCCGACCTCAacaacaccatcatcacGCTCGACCAGAAGTACGGCCAGATTGGCGGCGTCATGGGCTGGGAGTACTTCAACTCCCTGCCCGGCGACACCAGCGCTCCCTGGGAGTGGGCGCAGATTGTCACGGAGATTCTGCGCCCTGGCCTGACGCCTGAACTGAAGATTACGAAGCAGGATGCGGAGCGCCTGCAGGCTGCTTATTCGACCAGCGTGGCGGCGAATGGCAACAAGGACAAGAGCTTCGTTAAGAAGCCTAGTGTGAATTACATGAAGTGGGTGAATGCGTAAAGGGGCAATTCGTTGGAGGAAGGGATGGGGGATTTTGTAAATACATACTACACGCTTTGGATAGCTTGTTCATAACGAATATTTGCCTGGCATCAAAAATGCATGGCTGCGTCGTCAAATGTGCGCGTGAAAGCCCTGACAAAGGAATACAAAAAAACATCAAAACGTTGGACAATTGCGCACCTGACTGATTACTGagaaattaaacttaaaatgtTGGTTTCATGCATGATTTGCGTTTGAACCGGTGATCATCCATGACCGGGGGTGTGTTGCATAGCATCGGACTATAATCTTGCATGAGTGAGGGGTTGATTTCTGCGACGATCAAGGTAGGAATCGGGGCGATCACAAGATGGAGAGCCGGGGGGGATGAAGCTTGGTTTTGGGGAGAAGGGATGCAAAAGTGCAGATCTTGTTGAGAGATTTGGATGATGGTGGTTGTTTTCTTTATGAGATGTGATGATGGCACATCATCTCCTATAAGTACCTATCTGGATGGTTGAGGGTTGATATGGTAGTAGCCATGGGTAATGCGAGGTTACATTGTGGTGCTGCATCTGCGGCATTAATGTATCACAGAATATACCATGAACTAAAAGAAATCGCAACGTATAAGCAGTAAATGAAAGTTTTTACTAGTACCTTCAGGCAAACTCGGGATGAATCTCAAAGTTAAGAAGCGAGGCCAGGAACAGAGATAGACTTTCGGCCGAACATGAGCATGTGAGAAACCTTATGGGCAAGGAGTATTTGAACATGTCTTTCCATCTTTTGCGCAATTATTCCTTTTGAACGTGTAAGTATGCTCGGATGGCCGGAAGGGAGTGGATTTGGACATCTCATGCGGGCGTTATTCAGTTTCTCATAATAGCATTTGGCAATGACGAGAGCTTCAAACCGTGGCTACTGATAAGACTACAAGATCTGGCAAATTTGAGTTTTCACTTATTTATTGTATGAGTAGGTACCTGATATATTCCACCAGGCCTTGTGGATACTGAATTGCGGCCGCTTGGCGTTTTCTATGTAGCTCGGGCTTACGATTAAGCAATAGTCAGGATATTGATTATGAGcatagtataatatttggTTTCTCCTCATTTTTGGCTAGTAAAGTAGCTAGGTATTGGTGACTAAGCTGCGATTTTGATGAAAATCCGCGTATTTCGTGTATACCGCATGCATGTATGGTATGTATGGTGATGTG
The Trichoderma asperellum chromosome 7, complete sequence DNA segment above includes these coding regions:
- a CDS encoding uncharacterized protein (SECRETED:SignalP(1-18)~CAZy:GH18), with amino-acid sequence MKSAFVYLASMLATLSLAVPVQDVAVARSEPTDLPRLVIYFQTTHDQSNNPISMLPLINEQGIALTHLIVCSFHINQGGVIHLNDFPPDDPHFSTLWNETVIMKQAGVKIMGMVGGAAAGSYSTSTLDSTDSATFEHYYGQLHDLIINFGLDGMDLDVEQPFSRNGINRLISRLRSDFGPDFLITLAPVATALENSANLSGFNYNVLQTDQGSNIDWYNTQFYSGFGTMESPNDYINIVNTGYSPDIVVAGQLTSPADGGGWIPTADLNNTIITLDQKYGQIGGVMGWEYFNSLPGDTSAPWEWAQIVTEILRPGLTPELKITKQDAERLQAAYSTSVAANGNKDKSFVKKPSVNYMKWVNA
- a CDS encoding uncharacterized protein (EggNog:ENOG41~TransMembrane:1 (o249-269i)) — encoded protein: MSRLVDRLPTPEKVKEKKVIVLSRSRVGTFSLYQALATLGYKPYHMYEVAMNGTTHLELFEEAIRCKYSGKDKPYGKAEFDKWLCNYDAIVEIPQFFIEEFVEFYPNAKFILVERDVDAWERSLNNTIKGVFEACRSFPMNVTQHVDPFIKGFVALHNTFEDVMFHGKGVNGGMEDAKKDSISDAKKAKRLAPKDQLLTCTLEGGFGWEEICPFLEKDIPKTPYPRGNAPAQFEHLVKTVLGPRIRNSVLKLLGTVLVPAVSIGMWFYVKRR